One Pecten maximus chromosome 7, xPecMax1.1, whole genome shotgun sequence genomic window carries:
- the LOC117330740 gene encoding cyclin-Q-like, producing the protein MALNTESRVNFRVVRFMYEAGLKLRLESVSLATAAVIYHKFFRENSLHEYDPYTIATTAIYLAGKVEEQPMKLRDVVNVCYRTLHKNKPPLEMGDKYWELRDSVANCELFVLRMLNFKVVFDHPHRYLLHYLKFIKDWFEPYRWEDLPIARTAWALLRDCYHGNVTLKYKPDHIAVAILYLTLQCHGVDVPYHYQSDTPWWKVLAEDATIGNLKDIMSDIIDIYDLETSIQT; encoded by the exons ATGGCTTTAAACACTGAAAGTCGAGTCAATTTTCGGGTTGTCAGATTTATGTACGAAGCCG GTCTGAAGTTACGACTAGAGTCTGTATCACTGGCCACTGCAGCTGTTATATACCACAAATTTTTCCGAGAAAATTCTTTACATGAATACGATCCCTAT ACAATAGCCACAACTGCAATATATTTGGCTGGAAAAGTGGAGGAACAACCTATGAAGCTACGAGATGTTGTCAATGTTTGTTACAG AACCCTACACAAGAACAAGCCTCCACTTGAGATGGGCGATAAGTACTGGGAGCTGAGAGATTCTGTCGCTAACTGTGAACTCTTTGTTCTTAGGATGCTTAACTTCAAAGTGGTGTTTGACCACCCTCACAGG TACCTTTTACATTACCTGAAGTTCATAAAGGACTGGTTTGAGCCTTATCGATGGGAAGATTTGCCTATAGCTAGAACAGCCTGGGCACTGTTACGAGACTGTTACCATGGCAACGTCACCTTGAAGTACAAACCTGATCATATTGCTGTGGCCATTTTGTATCTGACACTTCAGTGTCATGGCGTGGACGTTCCTTATCACTACCAGTCAGATACGCCCTGGTGGAAG GTGTTGGCAGAGGATGCTACGATCGGAAACTTGAAGGATATAATGAGTGATATTATTGACATTTACGATCTAGAAACATCAATTCAGACGTGA